In Candidatus Dependentiae bacterium, the following proteins share a genomic window:
- a CDS encoding glycosyltransferase: MKKIIICSLVLLQCVAMGADEVEPWVYADFDVSMRKEKYPRAIPTTRLIIEEIDGQELYDFFKDLYQKNNLSALQAKGITLEEKIPRIIHQIWIGGPLPESFVQLCESWKHYHMGRGWFYKLWTDEDVKNMHMHNRAYFDSTESPGVRSDLMKWEIIYNFGGFYLDVDFECLKPLDSLLGYDFVTAIQPLDSQFVQLGAALYGAPPKHPILAHCIETIKDDWHHKGAPKKSGPVHFTKSFFKMAGKDGRIDIALPASYAYPLGCQEKGMAYEKWIKEGAYAIHHWAKSWMPSRYRLDQFKKLNNDQETECWND; the protein is encoded by the coding sequence ATGAAAAAGATAATTATATGTTCGTTGGTTTTATTGCAATGTGTGGCGATGGGTGCAGATGAAGTTGAACCGTGGGTTTATGCAGACTTTGATGTTTCAATGCGTAAAGAAAAATATCCACGCGCAATACCAACAACTCGATTAATCATTGAAGAAATTGATGGTCAAGAACTATATGATTTTTTCAAAGATCTGTATCAAAAAAATAATCTTTCTGCCTTGCAGGCAAAAGGGATTACATTAGAGGAAAAAATCCCACGTATTATTCATCAAATTTGGATTGGTGGTCCGTTGCCTGAATCTTTTGTGCAACTGTGTGAATCATGGAAACATTATCATATGGGTCGTGGATGGTTTTATAAACTATGGACAGATGAAGATGTAAAAAATATGCATATGCATAACCGTGCATATTTCGATTCAACTGAAAGTCCGGGAGTTCGTTCTGATTTAATGAAATGGGAAATAATTTATAATTTCGGTGGTTTTTATTTAGATGTTGATTTTGAATGTCTTAAACCATTGGATTCATTACTTGGCTATGATTTTGTTACTGCAATTCAACCACTGGATTCACAGTTTGTACAGTTGGGTGCAGCACTTTACGGCGCACCGCCAAAACATCCTATTTTGGCCCATTGTATTGAAACAATCAAAGATGATTGGCATCATAAAGGAGCACCAAAAAAAAGTGGCCCTGTACATTTTACCAAATCATTCTTTAAGATGGCCGGTAAAGATGGGCGGATTGATATAGCGCTTCCCGCAAGTTATGCTTATCCATTAGGATGCCAAGAAAAAGGAATGGCTTATGAAAAATGGATAAAAGAAGGTGCTTATGCAATTCATCATTGGGCAAAAAGCTGGATGCCATCACGCTATAGGTTGGATCAATTTAAAAAATTAAATAATGATCAAGAGACTGAATGTTGGAATGATTAA